TGAGCAAAAAGCTGAATAGGAACAAGAAGCAGAAGGACTCCAAGCGTAGGTGGAGGTGTAGGTGTCAACTGGCTAGGGAATATGAACACTTGGCTAATGTCCGTAAGGATATCGCCAACAAGATATACCATAGGCTAGTAACCGACTACGATGTTATCTACTTTCAAGACGAGCAGATTAAGAACTGGCACAAGGGATGGTTTGGCAAGTCCATCCAGTCTTCGTGTCTAGGTTCGCTGAAACAACGACTTGTCGCTCTCGAAGTGAGTGGGCGTAGTTTCAAAATATCAAAGTGGGAACCCACTACAAAGTTGTGTCCGACGTGTGGCTGCATAAACCACCCGACACTTGCAGATAGAATCTACAAGTGTGATTGCGGATATACTATGGACAGGGATACTCATTCTGCCCGTGTTGTCTTGATGATTGGCTCGTCTAAAAGAGCCGAGTGCTTGGAACAAGCCTCCGCTGAGGTAGCTACCTCTATGCCTATTAGCACTGCTAGTAGCGCACAAGTGGCTCCGTTGAAGCGAAAAAACGAAGCTCACACCCTTTAGGGTGTGGGTAGTTCACATGTGCCGAAAATTAAAGACGGAGCTAAAGGATTGGAAACAATGACGGACCTCCCCCAAATGCAGCGGCAACAAGCTACCATCGAATGTCTGTACTTGACAAATAGTTATGAATTATTATATTTAGTCGCATGAGTAATACGAAGAAATTGTTTAAAGTCACCGTTGAGATCGATTACGGTGTACAGAAAGATCTTGAAATATTCAAGGTTGTTGCTGAAAACGAAGACGGCGTGCCTGATGAAATTCGATGGCGTCTTGATGGTACTGACATGTCCAAGTGGCAAATTGCTGAAATCAAGGAAATAACAAAGAAGGATCAAGATGACGGTGAATAACTATCAGTTGATTAGGGACCGCATGAAGTTCGATTCGCCGGACTGTGTGTACCATGGATTTTACCTGAAACGTAGAAAGGATAAGGAGTTTGGGAAGTCGTCCGCTGTTCTTGACGATTTTTATATAACATCCCTTGAATACTTTGATTCGCATATCGATAAGATTATTGCGACAGCCGAGGCGTCCAATGCCCGTGCAGTGATCAACCTGAATCGTAAAAGTATCCAGAAGGTCAATCTTCGAATGGCCGAACGCCTTATTGCTTCGGTCCGTCAGAATCAATATTCGCTTGCGCAGCATATGATGGCATCCGTGATGGATGAAATGGTGTATGACGGCGAGTGCGGTTGGTTTATCGATATGGATGCAGACGATGGGGTTGATCGTGACGGTCTCATGAAGATGGTTCCTGAAATTGA
The Fibrobacter sp. DNA segment above includes these coding regions:
- a CDS encoding transposase — its product is SKKLNRNKKQKDSKRRWRCRCQLAREYEHLANVRKDIANKIYHRLVTDYDVIYFQDEQIKNWHKGWFGKSIQSSCLGSLKQRLVALEVSGRSFKISKWEPTTKLCPTCGCINHPTLADRIYKCDCGYTMDRDTHSARVVLMIGSSKRAECLEQASAEVATSMPISTASSAQVAPLKRKNEAHTL